From the genome of Fundidesulfovibrio putealis DSM 16056:
CTACTCCTGGGTGGCCTGGAACGGGGGCGACCGTTTCGCCCGCTGGATCATGTCGGTAAAATCCCTTGAGCCTGACGGTGCGGTGCGGGCGGAAATCTTCGAATACGGGCCGGGGAAGCCCCTGCGGTTCGGCACAGCCATTCTGCGGATGGACGCCTCAGGCGCGGCGTTCGTCAAGTGGATCACCCCGCTGCGCGCATCATGAGCATCCTGACGCACTTGGACAAGCGCCGGCCCCTGGCCTTGGCCGCAGTCGTCCTCACATCCCTCGCGGCGGTCTTGGCCGGTACGGGCCTTGGGCTCCTCAGCAACATGGACCGATGGTGTTGGGATTTCAACCATGTGCTCGCAGGGAGACGCCACGACCCCTCCTCGACCCTCATCGTTTCCTTGGACGCACAGGCTCTGGCGGCCTACCCGAACACCCCCCTGGCATTCTGGGGGCCGCAATACGCCAAGGCGATCGAACGGCTGAAAATGGCCGGAGCCGCCTCCATCGCCCTGGACGTCCTGCTGGGTATAACGCCAGAACAATGGCTGCGCACCCTGGGGGCCGACAACATCCCCGAAGCCCTGCTGGATTATGACCAGGGTTTCGACCAGGCTCTCGCCCAGGGGCGAGTGGTCCTCGCCGCGCGGCCGGTTCGCGACAAAGGGGCGATCCCCGTTCCTTTCCCAGCCAGGGAATACCTGGACGCCCTGCCCGGCAAACTGGAGAACCTCGGGCTCACCAACCTGCACCGGGACTCGGACAACGTGGTGCGGCTGATGGTCGCGGCTTACGCCGGGGTGCAGAGCGCCCCTAACACAGCTGATTTTCCAGTCCCGGAAGGCTACGCAGCACCGGATCCCTGGTGGACGCTGGGTGTGCTCGCCGTGAGGGAAGCTGGACTCCTGGGCAAAGCCGCATTTTCCGACGCCCTTGCGGGGCGGAGCCCTGAGCCTATCGCCTTCTGCGGCCCTCCCGGCACCATCCCCCGCCTGTCCCTGGCAGCGCTCACGCGGGAAGAGGGTCTGAGCAACGACGAACAGGCGCTGATCGCGGGCCGCGTCGTCTTCATCGGGGCGGAGTTCGAAGGTGCGGGAGACCGGCTGCCGACGCCGTACTCCCGCCGGTTCCTCTGGCTCGGTCACAGGGATATGAGCGGCGTGGAGATTCATGCCAACATCGCCGAGACCGTCATCAATCCAGGCCGACTCGGCACTGTTCCCTTGTGGCTGGCCGGGCTCCTCTGGCTGCCGTTCCTGGCCGGGGCTGCCCTGGTATGCGACCGCTCAAGCCCCTGGAAGGGGAAAGGGGCCAAGG
Proteins encoded in this window:
- a CDS encoding CHASE2 domain-containing protein; translation: MSILTHLDKRRPLALAAVVLTSLAAVLAGTGLGLLSNMDRWCWDFNHVLAGRRHDPSSTLIVSLDAQALAAYPNTPLAFWGPQYAKAIERLKMAGAASIALDVLLGITPEQWLRTLGADNIPEALLDYDQGFDQALAQGRVVLAARPVRDKGAIPVPFPAREYLDALPGKLENLGLTNLHRDSDNVVRLMVAAYAGVQSAPNTADFPVPEGYAAPDPWWTLGVLAVREAGLLGKAAFSDALAGRSPEPIAFCGPPGTIPRLSLAALTREEGLSNDEQALIAGRVVFIGAEFEGAGDRLPTPYSRRFLWLGHRDMSGVEIHANIAETVINPGRLGTVPLWLAGLLWLPFLAGAALVCDRSSPWKGKGAKAALIGAGWALGLVFFLAGKLLPVAGLITGLGMVFTSVSGLRMTRAERERARIARLLDRQASGKAAGCNEGCGSEARPVRNGGRRKP